The stretch of DNA TCGAGACGCGCTCTCAAAGCTTCTGCACCAGATCCCGCGCACGCACTCCCAGGGCTTTGGCAATCTTCAACAGCGTATCAATGGTGGCCGCTTTCTCGCCCCGCTCGATCTCGCCCACAAAATTGTGATGCAGGTCAGCGCGCTCGGCCAGTTGTTCCTGGCTTAAACCCGATTGTTTTCTATACGAACGGATCGTCTCGCCTAACACTTTATGATGCTTTTGATTTCCAGCCACGCAGCGGCACAAAAGCAGGAACATCCAAAACCTTCCACCGTCTGAAGACTGTATTTTATTCTTGTGAAAGCCATGTGGCTCGCGTAAGAATCCCCGGCCCAACAAACTGTTTTATGAAAACCCCTTTTTTGCCACGTCTTATTGTCTCACTTCTGACATTGCTTTTGGGTTTGCAAATAAGCCACGCGCAGCCCGCGCCCGGCCCGAATCCCAACCAACTCCTAAACTCATGGGGCTTTTCCGACACAAATTGGCTGAGCGCCAAAGGCAATCTTCCCGTCGCATTCACTAATTTGATTAGTGTCTTTGGAGGCGGCAACGGAAACGATCTTTCACTTGATACCACCAACGTATCACCGGCTTACCTTTTTTACCGAATAATCGAAACCAACGGTTCAACGAATCTCACGTTTACGAACGGCTCAATTTCCCTTTGGTTTAGTCCCGATTGGTCGAGCACGAATCAGGGCGGCAGTGGCCCCGGCGCATGGGGTAATTTGATCAGCGTCGGTCTGGCAGGAACGAACGGGCCTTGGTGGGCGTGGTATGTGGACCCGACCGGCACGACCATGTATTTTTCGGAGCAGACTAATGGCGGCGCGGCCACCAATTTTCTCACGGCCCCGGTAAGTTTCGCTGCTAATTATTGGTACAACCTCGTTCTGTCTTACAGCCGGACCAATTCGACGGTTTACACCAATGGCATTTTGGTCACAAATGGCAACGGCGTCTCTTTCTGGCCTTCGACCAATATTTCATTCTTTGCCGTTGGCAGCGACACGAATGGATTTTTTCAAGCAGGCGGTCAATTCGATGATTTGAATACTTACAACTATCAACTTGATCCGCTTCTGATCTCCGGAAATTTCGCCATGTATTCCATCTTTTACGGGGACGCAACTCCAACTGGCCCGTTATCGCTGCCCATCGCACCTTCCACTCCCGCAGTGCTTCCCGTTTTCCAAGCCGTCAGCGGCGCGGGATTGCTCACCAATGCCGTCGCCTCGGGAACATGTATCACGAGCAACAAGATTTGGATAACCAACGCAGTCGCGTGGTTCACCAATGGCGCTACGAGCATCAGCTTTAGCATTGAAGGGGGCTCAAACGGAATTTCCTACGATGTCTTCGGCACCACGGCTTTGGTTTCTCCCGCAACCAACGCCATTTGGACTTGGCTCGGCCAAGGCTACCATTGCACGAATTACACGATAGCGAACCTTACCAACGCCGCCGTGTATTTGATGTTGGGAACCGCACAGGACTCCGATCAAGATGGACTCACCGACGCATACGAAATGCTGGTAAGTCATACCGATCCTCACAACGCCGATACCGATGGCGATGGAATGCTGGATGGTTGGGAGGTCGTTTACGGTACAAACCCGCTAATAGATGATTCACAACAAACCGCTCAGCGCTCCAACTTTACCTATGACCCGGTAGGACGGCTCGAATTAATTATCGGCGTCCGGTCTGAATCTTTAACGAATGATTTTGAAGGAAATGTGCTTAACGCACAGTGAACCAAGCGACAAATGAAAACATTACGATTACTTTTTTGGGGATTGTTGCTCGTGTCGTTAAGTGCTCAGGCACAAACCATAGACTTTGGCGGTGGCTGGTTCACTTCAATCCGCGAACCTCTCTCTACCAATAGCACCCCCACTGGAAATGTGCCTCCTGGTCTCACGGGTTTGCCTAACATCTGCGGTCCATTCACCGTGACTTCACAAACCGGGCAGCCAATAATCAGTGAGGCGGTTACTCCCGAGATCACCTCGCTTGCCGCCAACCTGCAAAACGACCCTAAGCGAATTTATGACTACGTTCATAACAATATCAAATATGTTCATTATTTTGGGTCAAAAAAGGGCGCTTATTTGACGATGCTGGAAGGCAGCGGCAACGATTTTGATCAGTGCGCTCTTTTGGTGGCGTTGATTCGGGCCGCCTCCACCAACTCGGGAATTTCATACGGAGTGCATTTGCAATGCGGATTTATGCAAATGCCCTATACAAATGCGAACAACCTGGATATGGCCCATTGGCTCGGCCTTTCGTGGCCATCAGCTAACAACTATTTATTTTGGAATTATTTGAAAAATGTCTTCGGCTCAAGGAATTATCCTGACTACGAGTCCGGAGGAAACATTCATATTATCGAGTACAATGATGGAACTGGTAATACTTTTCTATTTCAGAGGGTGTGGGTGCGGTTAACCATCAGCGGCACTGACTATTATCTCGATCCAGCTTTCAAGATTTCCACTCAAGTTGCTGGAATTGATGTGACCAATGCGATGAATCTGAACATGGCTACCGTTTTCAGCGCTGTGGAATCGGGAGGGGCGACCATCTCAAATCTCTATGTCAAAAATTTGAATTACAGCAATCTCTCCGGTCAAATACAGACCAATACCTCCAACCTGCTTACCTATTTGACGAACCATCCCAATTTGTCTTCGGAACAAGTCACCGGCGGGTATGACATTCAAACCACCAATTCCCAGACGTTTCCTTGTCTGAATTTCCCACCGTTTACCGGCACTTTTGTTGACGCCTTTAATGGGGGATATTCGGCCAGCATGCCAATTCTGGAATGGGACAACATTCCCACCAATTACATGTCATTTATCAATATTCAAATTGACAATATAAATTTGACCTATCCATTCCCGTCCCTTCTCGGCCGAAAAATTTCGCTGACTTTCACGAACATTAGTGGAAACTATCAGTCGCAAATCTCCTTGGACGACGTAGTGCAGGCGACTTCAACCACTGGCTCGGGCAGTGGATCGGTTCCTATGACGAATACCATCATTCATCCGACGGGAATTTGGAATTATTCCGGGAATTCTTTGACCCCGGCAAGTGGTAACAATCAGAATGATGTTATTTTTGGCACCACACCGAGGTCTTATCAAAGACAAGCTTATGGGTACGTGACGGTGTACGGTTTCGATGATGTGTCGCAGCTTTTATTGCATCGAGAAAAACGACTTAATTCACTGCTTCAACAGAACCTAAACGCAACCAACGCCAGCATCGTCACTGAAACCCTCAATGTTTTGGGCCTTAGCTGGCTAAACCAGTCTTATCTTGAAGAGAATCTACTGGGTGCGCAAAAGCATGAGAACATTTTTCATCATCATCGCGCCGGACGCGTGGCGGCTGAAGCTGGCTACTACGTTGATTTAGCTCTCGATATATCCGATCACTTTTGGCGGGATGATCTTCCTAACTCTAGTGGCGATCCGACAGTTCCGGTCACCCAATATGCGCTCTTCGGGAAAAGTGCGTTGGAACACGGAGTGATTGAACAAATCCAAACCAATCTTTCTTCGTCCACGATGAAAATGCTCTATCTGGCAAACCAAAGTGGTCAAAAACTTATTCTCTCTCAAGGATCGCCCGACTATTCGGCGGTTTCATCTCTATTCAATGCGGAAACTATCCGTCCGTACGTGGCCAGCAAAAACACAATATTAAGTGATGATTTGCCTTTCGGAACTATGCTTATTCCCAGCGGAATTAATACGGTAGGGACTTGGAATGGTTACGGATTTGTATTAATCAATGGGCCAGGAAGTGCCTTTATCATCAATGGAGCTAACGGAGCTTTTAACGGTGGCGATGCCGGAACTCAAGTTCCTATTAGCGGAACGGCAGCCAATTCCTTTACATTCGGTTCTTCTCCGACCGAAGTTTCGATTAGTCCCCCCTCGCTACCGCCTGCGTTTAATGCCGATCCAATCAATGTTTTAGACGGCTCTTTCAATGTTGATGCGGACGACTTAACCGTGGGCCAAGCCGCTCCACGCGGATTCACCCTTTCCCGCCATTACGATAGCAATCGCCGGAACGTGAACGCCGCAACGATGGCCGATGGCTGGATACACAACTATATAGTAAATGCTGTCACTCGAAGCGATCCCGATGCCGGACTGGGAAGAAACACCGCCCAGGAAATGGCCGCGTTCCTGACCAGCCAGCGCATCGGTTATGAAATGTTCACTTACAACCCCGCGCAGACCAACAAACCGCTATCGGAATGCTGGTCAACTGCCGCACTGTGCGCTGAATGGGCGGTTGATAATTTGAAAAGCAACGCCGTCAACGTAACTCTGGGAACGTCGTCTATTCAATTTATCAAGCAGCCCGACGGTTCATTTACACCACCCGCTGGAATCACGATGGTCCTGACCGCGACCAATGCGGGTTACAATCTGCAAATGCGCCACGGCAATCTTTTTAAGTTCGGCAATGGCCATTTGACGAATATCGTTGATCAATACGGCCGCTCGCTTTCGGTTGCCTACAATTCCAGCAACTTTGTCTCGACCGTGACCGACTGGACGAATCGCTCGTTGACGTTCACTTATGGCGGCACCCCTCTGCGCCTGACCAGCGTGGCCGACAGCACCGGGCGATCCGTAACGTATGGCTATTCGACCAATAGCAACAATCAACTAGATTTAACTTCAGTCATTGACGTGCAGGGATTCACCAACACTTTCGCGTACGATACCAATCATGAAGTCATCGTGACGAAAAATAACCTTGGCCAAGTTGTCAGTAGCAATAATTACGATGGATTCGGGCACGTCATCCGCCAATACAGCCAGGGACTCACCAATCAAATGTGGCAAGGCTTTTGGAATGGGGTTCAAAACACGTTGATTGACCCGGCTGGCGGGCAACAACAATTTCTTTATGACTCAAAATCACGCCAGATCGGGATGCAGGACGCGCTCAGTAATTTTTCCGAATCTTTTTACGATGGTCAGGATCACGTGATTGAAACGATCTCTCCTCTGAATGAATCCAATGATTTCATTTATGACGGTAATAATAATCTCGTCGAGACCATTGATCCGTTAGGGGCCAGCAACGTATTCTTTTATGATGCCAGCTTTAATCTTATCAAAACACTCGATCCACTAGGCCATACGAATTCTTTTGGCTACAATTCCAAATTCCAAGTCGTAACGACCACCAATGGCGCGGGCGATGCCGTCACAAATACCTACGATTCCGGTACGGGATTGCTGACGGGGCGAAGCGATGCCGGTGGCACCACGAGCTACGGTTATGATTCTTTCGGCCAATTAAGCAGCGTTACGAGCCCGAGCAATTTGGGCACGAATCTCTTCGTGAACAGCACCAACGGCGATGTCTTGTTTGCCATCAACGCGAACAATGTCACGAATGCCTTCACCTACAATTCCCGCCGCCAGCTTGTCCAAAGCATCGGTCCCACGAATCGCACGACCAAAATCATCTACGATCCTGTGGGAAACGTGGCCACCAATATTGATGCGCTCAATCACAGCACCACTTACACATGGAGTCCCACACGGCATCTTCTGACCACGACGCTGCCCGCGACCTCGCAAGGAACGCCATCCATCACTAATATTTACGACAATCGGGATTGGTTGATCAAAACGCTCGACCCGCTGCAACTGCCGACAACCAATGCTTACGATCTGGCGGGCCGGACACTTAGCGTCACAGATCCAATGCTTAGAACGACCCAACTGACATACGACAATGATGGCCGAAACATCACGATAACCAATGCCATGATGCAGGGCATCGCGCAGTCGTGGGATGGCCGAGGTGAATTGGTCAGGACAGCCGATCAGTTGGCCCAAAATATCTCCCGAAAGTACGATGCTTCCGGCAACCTGATTTACCTCACGAACCGCCTGAATAATGCTTGGACATTTCAGTTTGATGCCGCAAACCGATTGACGAATACGATCAGTCCAATGGGCGCCACTACCGCCCAAGTTTGGAATAATCGCGGCTTGCTGCAAAAAATCGTGGATGCCAAGAACCAGACTAACACGCTTTTGTACGACGCTCGCGGACGATTGACCAACCGGACGGACAACGTGGCAGCCACAACTTATCTCTACGATTTCAACGGAAATCGAATTGGTGTTATCGAATCAGGAAAATCGAATGTGTGGGCTTTTGACGCGTACGACCGCCCGATCACTTACGTTGATTCCCTTGGAAACCAAATCAAGTACGGTTATGACACCAACGGAAATCTTACCACCCTGGTTTATCCTGGCCCTCGACTGGTCACTTATTTTTACGACAACCTCAATCGCTTGACGAATATCACCGATTGGGCAAGTCGAAAGACCACTTACACCTACGATCTGGATTCGCGCGTGACCAGTGTCACCCGGCCCAATGGGACGACATGTTCCAACTTTTATGACCTGGACGGCGAATTGACAAACACGATTGAACAGGCGGCTTCGCATGCTCCCATCACATTTTTCAAATTAAAGTGGAACGCCGCCGCGCGAGTGGACTATGAATTCATGGCCCCGACAAACCATCCCTATTCGCTGCCATCGCGCTCAATGTCTTACGACAAGGACAACCGGCTCGCGACTTTCAACGGATTGACAATCGTGAATGACACTAATGGGAACATGACCTCCGGCCCGTTGGTGGGAAGCACAAACCTCATAGCTTATACATATGATGCCCGCAATCGTTTGACCACTGCCGGCAGTTTGACTTATGGATACGATCCAAACAACGAACGCACGGCGGTGGTCAACGCCCCAACCGTGACCCGTTATGTTGTTGATCCGCTAGGCCCGCAGGTTTTGATGCGGATACAAAACGGTGTCACGAATTATTATGTGTACGGCTTGGGTTTGGTTTACGAGGAAGACGATACCGCCACGAGCACAAACGCGTTGACGTACCATTTTGATTATCGCGGCAGCACGATTGCGCTTACCGACGTAAACGGCAATGTCACCGACCGAATTCAATATTCGGCTTACGGAATGACGACCTATCGTGCCGGAACAAATGACACGCCGTTCCTTTACAATGGAAAATATGGTGTCCAGACTGATCCCAACGGGCTGCTGTTCATGCGGGCGCGATACTATAACCCGTATATTTGCAGGTTTATAAACGCTGACCCGTCTGGTTTTAATGGTGGTCTGAATATGTACGCCTACTCCGATGGTAATCCCATTAGCCTGACGGATCCGTTTGGTTTGGGGGCGACGGGCTCGTCTGGAGGTTTTTCTTGGATAGGTGCATTGACGACAGGAGCCGTAGCCCTTGATCAAGGGCTAAATGGTGGTGCCGGCACAAAGACACTCGCGAATTTTGCTGCTAACTACCAGTTCTTCGACAACAGCGTCCCGATGGCACTGAATCAGACGCTCAACCCTTTCACTTCAGCGGAAGAGCGATTTGGGGAATCCTATGATGGGCTCAGTTATCAGCCGAGCAATGTAGGCCAACCGCTTTCGACCGGAAGCAGAACCGTATCTGCAGCTTTTGGTGTCGTCGACACAGGTTTGGGAGTTCTTCAAGGTGTAGGGCTGGGAAGCACAGTTAGCTCCCTTGCGGGTTTAACGGCAACAACATCTACAACTTTAACTACTACAGAGGCGATTAGTCCCGCAGTTAGAAACTTTCTCGCGGGGGACATACCCCTATCCGACGTGCCTCCAGCAGAAGCGACGCAGGCTGCGGACCATTTGGAAAATGTTATCGCACCGGCCGCACGAGATGAGGTAGATGCCGCTTATCAAATAGCCCGAGCTAAAGCCTTAAAGGGGCTCGGGCCACCCCCGGGACAAATAACTGCGTGGCGAGCCAAATATCGAAAATAGATTATGAAGTCACTCATTTTATATTGCAGTAAAAATATTGTGAAGGTTGGGGCGGTGGAAGCTCCAGTTAGGACGTTTCAGTTCGGCCCTGATAATTTTGAGCACGACAATGTTTATTTTGGTGATTGGGTCTCGTTACGAAATGCTTTCAATAAAATAATAGGTTTCAAAATCGTTCCGTTTGTAAAGGACGACTATTTAGAAAAAAATGTCTTGTCGGCTCGCTTCATAAACCATGCTACCAACGTAAGCCTTGATAAAAAAGGCGATTACTACTACATATCAGTCCTGATCGAACCATCGGCTTATATTACAGAATACGACATGAATAAGATCGAAGCTGCAATTCTCCTCAACCACAAAGACGATTTTATCATAAGACTGGACGGATTTTCAGAGCAAGACTGGGAACAGTTTAGTTTTACTCCTGCGTCGTTATGACTGAGACAAACGGCAGCGAATGACTTGGCACATTATTTTTCTGATTAACCGCTTCGTCGTCAGACTGCGATTTTGCTGCTTCGGCCACGTGCGCCAGCGAGACTGTGCCTGTGCTGGCAAAATCCCAGACTGACTCCTCCAATCGGAATGCCTGACTCTTAAATTGAAATGACCTTCACTCCGTTGCGCATCCGCTTCTCTGACTCCGCGTAACGCTCCACTTCGCTTCCGGCACATTTCAATTTAGAGACAGGCAGGAGTGAAACGCATCTGTCATGCCTCATGCTTTCGCAATGATCCCCGCCAGTTGCGCACGCTGCGCGTAGTTAGATGAAGGAGTTTTAACCGTTTTCAGGTCTTTTTCCGCTTCGCTCTCCTCTGCATCGGTTCGATCTCTCGCCCTCAACCGCCCGCTCCACCGGGGGCCGGACGTGGTTCCTCCTGAAGGCAACCTCCACTGGCCACCCGGTTGCGCGGGCTTTTTCGTTGAAGGGCGATAGACCGAAACCGAACAGCAGAGCACAAAAAAAAGACCATGAAAACTAAATCTAAAAATTCGAATCAAAAAGCTGGGCTCCTGAACCGTCCCGAACAATCGAGCACGGAAAGCCGACCGAAAATTGATATGAAACTGCGCCGAGTCAATCGCAGATTGCAAACCGAGAAATTGCTGGCGTTGCTTCGAGAGGAAACGCCTCGATTCTTTGAATTGGCCGAAGTAGTAGGCAAGTGGGTTTGGATTCAATTCACTGAAAAGCAGCCGAGCGAGATTACAAGCGTTTTGGCCGAGCTTGGTTTCCATTGGAACAACACCCGTCAGACGTGGCAGCACCCTTGCGGCACGATACCCCTTAAAGGAGCGACCTACGACCCCCGCGACCGTTACGGCAGTTATTTCGCCGCCGACCAAAAGGCCGCTTGATTCGAGGATTTATGATTTTACCCTCGATGATGAAGTTTCAACTTGGACGGTTGGTTATCACGCCAGCCGTCCTTTCCACCGCCTCAGTTGATGAAATTTGCCGTGCGATTGACCGGCACATTTGCGGAGATTGGGGCGATGTTTCCGAATCGGTTCACAATGCGAATGAAAGTGCGCTCCGCAATGGCGGCGAGTTGCTTTCGGTTTATCGGGCGACTGGCGGAATCGAATTGCAAGTGTTGACCACCGCCGACCGCCTCATAACTACGGTTCATTTATCAAGTGAAGCCGGACACTTATGGACACCGGAACGGACACCAACGGAGTTAAGCCGGGTTACGGGAAATACAGCAAAATAGGCTTGGATTGTGACGGAGTTGACCTTAACATTTTAACCAATAATTGCAGTGCGATTTGATTCTCAACCTCCTTATTTGAAGCAGTTTCCGAATGGATGTTCAATACGAACACCACGTCCCGCCGGGACGACCGACCTTAGCCCAGCAATTTATTGCTGGGTTTCCATCCGTTGCAATTCAAGTCCCGCACGGGACGAAAGAATTTTCCTCTTGGAACCACCGCTCACGCACTCGCCCGCCGCTTCTCATTAACCCCCAACTTTAGTTGGGGGAACACATCTTCCCAAAAACAAACTCTATCTCGAGCGCAGCGAGGCGAGCCCAGGCGAGCATCTTCCATTCAAGTCAGCCAGGAAAGGCGGATCATCGTGTACGGCAGAACTGCCGCTCAATGGTCTCTCCACTAAAAACTAAAAAAACTTCCTCCCCGTTGCAATTCGGGGAGGAAGTTTCAGCACAACCTATTTCCGTCAGAAAAAATTCGGCTCAACCCGGCGAACGCAGTTTCGGCTCGCGCTCCCAAATCTTTCCGCCTTTGGCCAATTTGATAAACGCGTTGACCGATTTAGCGTCGCTGATGGAAACCACGCCCTCATCCACATTCACTCCCGCGCGAGAAAGTAAAACCTTGGCTCCCTCCGTGTGAGCGATCACTTTTAGATGGCCGAAAGCGTCGCGCACCCAATCCACCGCTCCCGCCTCGCCAGCCAGTTTTTCCGCTTCCTTTTCGTTCGTTAAAATCGCGACCGTGTCAAAAAATGCGGAAGGCCCGCCCGAAAGAGATGTATCAGCAGGCGTGAGCTTGCCCAAACTATCCTTCGCACCGCCAATTTTGGGAGCAATGATCGCCACGGCAGCTTTCTCCGCTTTGGCCGCATTTTTAATGGATGCCAATAAATTTGCATCGAACCCATTGGTGATCAAAACCCCGATTTTCCGGCCTTCCAACGTCGTCTTGGCTTTCTTCAACAAGCTGAGTGTCGGCGATGGCTTCAAGTCGAGCGGCTTCACCGCCGGCGTGATTTTGTCCGCCTTCCCTTCCATTCCCAGCGCTTCTTCAACCCCCTGATGAAGCGCCGGATGAATCAATGCCAGATGGCCCAGCATGCGCGTGCGTATCGGCACCAAATCCACTTTCGCCAATTCAAATCCCAAAGCGCTGATCATGTGCCGTTGTTCCACTTCGGTCATGGAATTAAAAAATTGCCGCGCTTGCGAATAATGGTCGGCAAAGGTTTCCGTTCGCAAAGTGCTTTTTTCGCCCATCATTTCTTCGGCAAACGCTTTATAACCCAGCGCCGGATTTTCCCGCAGTCCGGCTGGCTCGATTGAATTCGGTTCGTAATTCGCGCGCCCTTTGGGAACCTCCATCTGATGAATGCCATCCCGCTGTTGATTGTGAAAAGGACAGCGCGGCGCATTCACCGGAAGTTGGTGAAAGTTAGGCCCGCCCAGCCGCGTGATTTGCGTATCCAGATAAGAGAACAATCGGCCTTGCAACAGCGGGTCATTGGAAAATCCAATTCCCGGCACGATGTTCGCCGGACAAAAAGCCACCTGCTCGGTTTCCGCGAAAAAATTATCCACGTTCCGGTCCAGCACCATTTTTCCAATCATCCGCAACGGAATAATTTCTTCCGGAATGATCTTGGTTGGATCGAGAATATCGAAATCCAGACCATCGGCGGTTTTCTGATCGAACACCTGCACGCCTAATTCCCATTCGGGAAAATTGCCGCTCTCAATCGCTTCCCACATGTCGCGGCGTTGAAAGTCCGGGTCCGCGCCATTGATCTTTACGTTTTCATCCCAAAGAACCGACTGCGCGCCAATGATGGGCCGCCAATGAAATTTCACAAAATTCGATTCGCCCCTGGCATTGATCAAGCGATACGTATGCACTCCGAACCCTTCAATCATTCTGAGCGAACGGGGAATCGTGCGGTCCGACATGATCCACGCCACCATGTTCATGCTCTCGGGAGTAAGCGAAATAAAATCCCAAAAGGTATCGTGAGCCGTGGCCGATTGGGGAAAGCCCCGGTCCGCCTCCATTTTGACCGCGTGAACCAGGTCAGGAAATTTCATCGCATCCTGAATAAAAAAGACCGGGATATTATTTCCCACCAAATCAAAATTTCCCTCGGCCGTATAAAATTTTACCGCAAAGCCCCGGACATCGCGCGGCATATCGCCTGACCCCGCGCCGCCCGCAACTGTCGAAATGCGGATGAACACTTCCGTTTTCACCTTCGGATCTTGAAGAAAGGCCGCCTTGGAAATGTCCGCGCAGGATTTATAACATTTAAAATAACCGTGCGCCCCGGTGCCGCGCGCATGCACGATGCGCTCGGGAATCCGTTCATGGTCAAAGTGGGTGATTTTTTCCCGTAAAACAAAATCCTCCAGCAACACCGGCCCGCGCGGCCCGGCCTTCAAGGAGTTCTGATTGTCCGCGATCGGAATTCCCTGGTTGGTCCTTAGCGTATTGGCGGCGCTGCTCGTGGTTTGGTGCGTTTCGGCCCGATGCCCGGCTGGCGAATTTGATTTCTTATTTTTTTTCATAAGCAGTCATTTCAATTTTGTTGGGTAAAGCAATAACGAATCATAATTCCAATTTGCAACCGCACAAATTTTATTCGCCATCTCAAACCAGGAATATTCTGCCATTCAAAAGCGCATCCACATTAGAGATTTAGTAGTCCCCATTTTTAATTTTGCATTTTTAATTTTTAATTTCCTTCTCCTCATCCTTCACCTACGCTTCCCTGCGTCACAAAACCCTATGAACCGCCGCCAATTCATCCGCACCACCGCCGTCGCTGCTGCTGCCACCACCATTAATTTGCCAAGCCTTCGCGCCGCGGAGAAAGGTGTGCATTGGCCCATCGGTTGTTACAATCGCCCGTGGGTGGATGACAAAGACGGCTGGACGCTCGATACCGGCCTCGATGGCATCAAGGACGCCGGCTATAAAATCATGGGCCTGCTCACGCTCTTCAAGGGACAACCCTTCATCGGCGCCGACGCCACGCCGGAATATTTGGCCACGCTCAAAAAACAAATCGCCGCGCGCGATCTGAAGCCCATCATG from Verrucomicrobiia bacterium encodes:
- a CDS encoding helix-turn-helix transcriptional regulator, translated to MFLLLCRCVAGNQKHHKVLGETIRSYRKQSGLSQEQLAERADLHHNFVGEIERGEKAATIDTLLKIAKALGVRARDLVQKL
- a CDS encoding LamG-like jellyroll fold domain-containing protein encodes the protein MKTPFLPRLIVSLLTLLLGLQISHAQPAPGPNPNQLLNSWGFSDTNWLSAKGNLPVAFTNLISVFGGGNGNDLSLDTTNVSPAYLFYRIIETNGSTNLTFTNGSISLWFSPDWSSTNQGGSGPGAWGNLISVGLAGTNGPWWAWYVDPTGTTMYFSEQTNGGAATNFLTAPVSFAANYWYNLVLSYSRTNSTVYTNGILVTNGNGVSFWPSTNISFFAVGSDTNGFFQAGGQFDDLNTYNYQLDPLLISGNFAMYSIFYGDATPTGPLSLPIAPSTPAVLPVFQAVSGAGLLTNAVASGTCITSNKIWITNAVAWFTNGATSISFSIEGGSNGISYDVFGTTALVSPATNAIWTWLGQGYHCTNYTIANLTNAAVYLMLGTAQDSDQDGLTDAYEMLVSHTDPHNADTDGDGMLDGWEVVYGTNPLIDDSQQTAQRSNFTYDPVGRLELIIGVRSESLTNDFEGNVLNAQ
- a CDS encoding RHS repeat-associated core domain-containing protein, with the protein product MSLSAQAQTIDFGGGWFTSIREPLSTNSTPTGNVPPGLTGLPNICGPFTVTSQTGQPIISEAVTPEITSLAANLQNDPKRIYDYVHNNIKYVHYFGSKKGAYLTMLEGSGNDFDQCALLVALIRAASTNSGISYGVHLQCGFMQMPYTNANNLDMAHWLGLSWPSANNYLFWNYLKNVFGSRNYPDYESGGNIHIIEYNDGTGNTFLFQRVWVRLTISGTDYYLDPAFKISTQVAGIDVTNAMNLNMATVFSAVESGGATISNLYVKNLNYSNLSGQIQTNTSNLLTYLTNHPNLSSEQVTGGYDIQTTNSQTFPCLNFPPFTGTFVDAFNGGYSASMPILEWDNIPTNYMSFINIQIDNINLTYPFPSLLGRKISLTFTNISGNYQSQISLDDVVQATSTTGSGSGSVPMTNTIIHPTGIWNYSGNSLTPASGNNQNDVIFGTTPRSYQRQAYGYVTVYGFDDVSQLLLHREKRLNSLLQQNLNATNASIVTETLNVLGLSWLNQSYLEENLLGAQKHENIFHHHRAGRVAAEAGYYVDLALDISDHFWRDDLPNSSGDPTVPVTQYALFGKSALEHGVIEQIQTNLSSSTMKMLYLANQSGQKLILSQGSPDYSAVSSLFNAETIRPYVASKNTILSDDLPFGTMLIPSGINTVGTWNGYGFVLINGPGSAFIINGANGAFNGGDAGTQVPISGTAANSFTFGSSPTEVSISPPSLPPAFNADPINVLDGSFNVDADDLTVGQAAPRGFTLSRHYDSNRRNVNAATMADGWIHNYIVNAVTRSDPDAGLGRNTAQEMAAFLTSQRIGYEMFTYNPAQTNKPLSECWSTAALCAEWAVDNLKSNAVNVTLGTSSIQFIKQPDGSFTPPAGITMVLTATNAGYNLQMRHGNLFKFGNGHLTNIVDQYGRSLSVAYNSSNFVSTVTDWTNRSLTFTYGGTPLRLTSVADSTGRSVTYGYSTNSNNQLDLTSVIDVQGFTNTFAYDTNHEVIVTKNNLGQVVSSNNYDGFGHVIRQYSQGLTNQMWQGFWNGVQNTLIDPAGGQQQFLYDSKSRQIGMQDALSNFSESFYDGQDHVIETISPLNESNDFIYDGNNNLVETIDPLGASNVFFYDASFNLIKTLDPLGHTNSFGYNSKFQVVTTTNGAGDAVTNTYDSGTGLLTGRSDAGGTTSYGYDSFGQLSSVTSPSNLGTNLFVNSTNGDVLFAINANNVTNAFTYNSRRQLVQSIGPTNRTTKIIYDPVGNVATNIDALNHSTTYTWSPTRHLLTTTLPATSQGTPSITNIYDNRDWLIKTLDPLQLPTTNAYDLAGRTLSVTDPMLRTTQLTYDNDGRNITITNAMMQGIAQSWDGRGELVRTADQLAQNISRKYDASGNLIYLTNRLNNAWTFQFDAANRLTNTISPMGATTAQVWNNRGLLQKIVDAKNQTNTLLYDARGRLTNRTDNVAATTYLYDFNGNRIGVIESGKSNVWAFDAYDRPITYVDSLGNQIKYGYDTNGNLTTLVYPGPRLVTYFYDNLNRLTNITDWASRKTTYTYDLDSRVTSVTRPNGTTCSNFYDLDGELTNTIEQAASHAPITFFKLKWNAAARVDYEFMAPTNHPYSLPSRSMSYDKDNRLATFNGLTIVNDTNGNMTSGPLVGSTNLIAYTYDARNRLTTAGSLTYGYDPNNERTAVVNAPTVTRYVVDPLGPQVLMRIQNGVTNYYVYGLGLVYEEDDTATSTNALTYHFDYRGSTIALTDVNGNVTDRIQYSAYGMTTYRAGTNDTPFLYNGKYGVQTDPNGLLFMRARYYNPYICRFINADPSGFNGGLNMYAYSDGNPISLTDPFGLGATGSSGGFSWIGALTTGAVALDQGLNGGAGTKTLANFAANYQFFDNSVPMALNQTLNPFTSAEERFGESYDGLSYQPSNVGQPLSTGSRTVSAAFGVVDTGLGVLQGVGLGSTVSSLAGLTATTSTTLTTTEAISPAVRNFLAGDIPLSDVPPAEATQAADHLENVIAPAARDEVDAAYQIARAKALKGLGPPPGQITAWRAKYRK